The Actinocatenispora sera genome has a window encoding:
- a CDS encoding DUF4870 domain-containing protein has product MTGPSPAPPGYDSTEERNWAVLTHALAAVGIFFGGLLGWVAPLVTLLSKGDTSPKLRAHAVSALNFNLTWAIIDLVAVILAGCAGFVHLWPLPWLLRLIPVVPFVFNIIALVKANNGECYRHPLSYPLVK; this is encoded by the coding sequence ATGACCGGACCGTCTCCCGCCCCGCCCGGCTACGACAGCACCGAAGAGCGCAACTGGGCGGTCCTGACCCACGCCCTCGCCGCCGTCGGCATCTTCTTCGGCGGCCTGCTGGGTTGGGTGGCACCCCTGGTCACGCTGCTCAGCAAGGGCGACACATCGCCGAAACTGCGCGCGCACGCCGTCTCCGCCCTCAACTTCAACCTCACCTGGGCGATCATCGATCTGGTCGCGGTGATCCTCGCCGGGTGCGCCGGATTCGTCCACCTGTGGCCGCTGCCCTGGCTGCTGCGGCTTATCCCGGTGGTGCCGTTCGTGTTCAACATCATCGCCCTGGTCAAGGCCAACAACGGCGAGTGCTACCGCCACCCCCTCTCCTACCCGCTGGTCAAGTAG
- the hrcA gene encoding heat-inducible transcriptional repressor HrcA has product MSLDERKLEVLRAIVEDYIATQEPVGSKSLVERHQLRVSSATVRNDMAALEDEGYIHQPHTSAGRVPTDKGYRLFVDRLSTVKPLSPAERRAIQRLLSGAVDLDDIVHRTVRLLAQLTRQVAVVQYPSLARSTVRHLELVMLTPTRLMLVMITNTGRVEQRLVDMPVPLDEEDVLDLRSKINDKLAGCLLSDSPVLIETLVDETPQPMRSAMATLSNVLLDTLIERREERISLAGTANLARGTALDFPGSFGGVLEALEEEVVLLKLIGEVESPTTLRIRIGDENEFEGLRTTSVVSTGYGPGAVVVGGLGVLGPTRMDYPGTIAAVRAVARYVGELLAQN; this is encoded by the coding sequence GTGAGTCTCGATGAGCGCAAGTTGGAGGTTCTGCGCGCGATCGTCGAGGACTACATCGCCACCCAGGAACCGGTCGGCAGCAAGAGCCTCGTCGAGCGCCACCAGCTCCGCGTCTCCTCCGCTACGGTGCGTAACGACATGGCGGCGCTGGAGGACGAGGGCTACATCCACCAGCCGCACACCAGCGCCGGCCGGGTGCCCACCGACAAGGGATACCGGCTGTTCGTCGACCGGCTGTCGACGGTCAAGCCGCTGTCGCCGGCCGAGCGGCGGGCGATCCAGCGGCTGCTGTCCGGTGCGGTCGACCTGGACGACATCGTGCACCGCACGGTGCGGCTGCTCGCCCAGCTGACCCGGCAGGTCGCGGTCGTGCAGTACCCGAGCCTGGCCCGCAGCACGGTGCGGCACCTGGAGCTGGTGATGCTCACCCCGACCCGGTTGATGCTCGTGATGATCACCAACACCGGCCGGGTCGAGCAGCGGCTGGTCGACATGCCCGTCCCGCTCGACGAGGAAGACGTGCTCGACCTCCGCTCCAAGATCAACGACAAGCTGGCCGGCTGCCTGCTCTCCGACAGCCCGGTGCTGATCGAGACGCTGGTGGACGAGACGCCGCAGCCGATGCGGTCGGCGATGGCCACCCTGTCCAACGTGCTGCTGGACACGCTGATCGAGCGCCGGGAGGAGCGCATCTCGCTCGCCGGCACCGCCAACCTCGCCCGCGGCACCGCGCTGGACTTCCCCGGCTCGTTCGGCGGCGTGCTGGAGGCGCTGGAGGAGGAGGTCGTGCTGCTCAAGCTGATCGGCGAGGTGGAATCGCCGACCACGCTGCGCATCCGCATCGGCGACGAGAACGAGTTCGAGGGGCTGCGCACGACCTCGGTGGTCAGCACCGGCTACGGCCCGGGCGCCGTCGTCGTCGGCGGCCTCGGCGTGCTCGGCCCGACCAGGATGGACTACCCCGGCACGATCGCGGCCGTGCGCGCCGTGGCACGCTACGTCGGCGAACTGCTGGCGCAGAATTAG
- a CDS encoding 16S rRNA (uracil(1498)-N(3))-methyltransferase, translating into MTDALFLVPAVPESGRYRLDGAEGHHAADVVRLRAGETLLLGDGAGTVADCVVTAVARGVLDVEVTRYRRLPAREPRLVVAQALAKGDRGELAVQTMTEVGVDEIVPWQAARSVVRWQGDRGARSLARWRITAREAAKQSRRAFLPTVADPVGTAALAARLAGASAYVLHEDADTPLATAPVPSTGTVLLVVGPEGGVAPEELTAFETAGATPVRLGPEVLRTSTAGVAALAVLSAATGRWH; encoded by the coding sequence GTGACCGACGCACTGTTCCTCGTGCCGGCGGTGCCCGAATCCGGCCGGTACCGGCTGGACGGTGCCGAGGGCCACCACGCCGCCGACGTGGTACGGCTGCGGGCCGGCGAGACGCTGCTGCTCGGGGACGGCGCCGGCACGGTCGCCGACTGCGTCGTGACCGCCGTCGCCAGGGGTGTCCTCGATGTCGAGGTCACCCGCTACCGGCGGCTACCGGCCCGCGAACCGCGGCTGGTCGTGGCGCAGGCGCTCGCCAAGGGCGACCGGGGCGAGCTCGCCGTCCAGACGATGACCGAGGTCGGCGTGGACGAGATCGTGCCCTGGCAGGCGGCCCGGTCGGTGGTGCGCTGGCAGGGTGACCGCGGTGCGCGCTCGCTGGCCCGCTGGCGGATCACCGCCCGGGAGGCGGCCAAGCAGTCCCGCCGCGCGTTCCTGCCCACCGTCGCCGACCCCGTCGGTACCGCGGCGCTCGCCGCGCGCCTCGCCGGGGCCTCGGCGTACGTGCTGCACGAGGACGCGGACACGCCGCTCGCCACCGCTCCGGTGCCGTCGACCGGCACCGTACTGCTGGTGGTCGGGCCGGAGGGCGGCGTCGCCCCGGAGGAACTCACCGCCTTCGAAACCGCCGGTGCCACCCCGGTCCGCCTCGGCCCCGAGGTGCTGCGTACCTCCACCGCCGGCGTCGCCGCCCTGGCCGTTCTCTCCGCCGCCACCGGCCGCTGGCACTGA
- the dnaJ gene encoding molecular chaperone DnaJ, whose protein sequence is MAKDYYAILGVGREATPDEIKRAYRKLARQYHPDINSEPDAQDRFKEINAAYEVLSDPQKRQMVDMGADPLAPGGGGPGPGGPGGPFVGFQDIMDAFFGGAAGGASRGPRPRTRPGSDALIRLDLDLEETAFGIEAPLTVDTAAVCETCHGEGTAPGTHPATCDMCGGSGEVQSVQRTFLGQVMTTRPCGNCQGFGTVIPNPCPTCGGDGRVQTRRTVTVKIPAGIEDGMRIRLAGQGEVGPGGGPPGDLYVEIHERAHDVFSRKGEDLHCRVVLPMTAAALGTQMTLKSLDGEENVEVKPGTQPGATIKIKNKGVPRLRGGGRGDLFVHLDVKTPTRLDAEQEKLLKELSKLRGEETIEPARPGGGFFSRMRDAFNGHA, encoded by the coding sequence GTGGCCAAGGACTACTACGCGATCCTCGGCGTGGGCCGCGAGGCCACGCCGGACGAGATCAAGCGGGCGTACCGGAAGCTTGCGCGCCAGTACCACCCGGACATCAACTCCGAGCCGGACGCGCAGGACCGGTTCAAGGAGATCAACGCCGCCTACGAGGTGCTGTCCGACCCGCAGAAGCGGCAGATGGTCGACATGGGCGCCGACCCCCTCGCCCCCGGCGGTGGGGGGCCCGGCCCTGGCGGTCCGGGCGGACCGTTCGTCGGCTTCCAGGACATCATGGACGCGTTCTTCGGCGGTGCCGCCGGCGGTGCGAGCCGCGGCCCCCGGCCGCGTACCCGGCCCGGCTCCGACGCGCTGATCCGGCTCGACCTGGATCTGGAGGAGACCGCGTTCGGCATCGAGGCGCCGCTGACCGTGGACACCGCCGCGGTCTGCGAGACCTGTCACGGTGAGGGCACCGCACCCGGCACCCACCCGGCCACCTGCGACATGTGCGGCGGCTCCGGTGAGGTGCAGAGCGTGCAGCGCACCTTCCTCGGCCAGGTGATGACCACCCGTCCGTGCGGCAACTGCCAGGGCTTCGGCACCGTCATTCCGAACCCGTGCCCCACCTGCGGCGGCGACGGCCGGGTGCAGACCCGCCGCACCGTCACGGTCAAGATCCCGGCCGGGATCGAGGACGGGATGCGCATCCGGCTCGCCGGCCAGGGCGAGGTCGGCCCCGGCGGCGGCCCGCCCGGTGACCTGTACGTGGAGATCCACGAGCGCGCCCACGACGTGTTCAGCCGCAAGGGCGAGGACCTGCACTGCCGCGTCGTGCTGCCGATGACCGCGGCGGCGCTGGGCACCCAGATGACGCTCAAGTCGCTGGACGGCGAGGAGAACGTCGAGGTCAAGCCCGGCACTCAGCCCGGCGCCACCATCAAGATCAAGAACAAGGGCGTACCCCGGCTGCGCGGCGGCGGCCGCGGCGACCTGTTCGTCCACCTGGACGTCAAGACGCCGACCCGGCTCGACGCCGAGCAGGAGAAGCTGCTCAAGGAGCTGTCCAAGCTGCGCGGCGAGGAGACCATCGAGCCGGCCCGGCCCGGCGGCGGTTTCTTCTCCCGGATGCGCGACGCGTTCAACGGGCACGCCTGA
- a CDS encoding serine hydrolase domain-containing protein: MSATDQRATPAEVARYYERTVRRAQRTARVPAVQVALHRADRPLWTFEVGEAGGGATLDADTQFRIGSITKTFTAVLVLQCRDDGLLDLDDPVSAHLSVPAHGDLTIRRLLSHTAGLQREPYGDIWDTLAVPSLAETLAGLEQAERILPPGRRFHYSNLAFALLGHLAAAKRGGSWAEVLADRILTPLDLPLTLQPGPNAATGYLVDAWSDHARPEPRTDLGGVAPAAQLWGTAAQLARWGAFLADPTAIDPDGKVLSADTLVEMRHPTVLRDEQVWTAGWGLGLIVRPGRDRGTDVGHGGAMPGFLAETYGRVSGTDDDVPGAFAAAVLLSAGNGDRALGLSTTLLDAAVERDPADIQPWRIGTPVPDEWAGLLGHWWGEGFEYVFRWRDGHLEASGADDAPGVPPAVFGIEGPDLLRSVSGREIGEPLRLTRDEQGRIVRLHWATYRFTREQQTFDGVWASRP; this comes from the coding sequence GTGAGCGCAACCGATCAGCGGGCGACGCCGGCCGAGGTGGCCCGGTACTACGAGCGGACGGTGCGGCGCGCCCAGCGCACCGCGCGGGTGCCCGCGGTACAGGTCGCGCTGCACCGCGCCGACCGTCCACTGTGGACTTTCGAGGTGGGCGAGGCGGGCGGCGGCGCCACGCTCGACGCGGACACCCAGTTCCGGATCGGCTCGATCACCAAGACCTTCACCGCGGTACTGGTACTGCAGTGCCGCGACGACGGCCTGCTCGACCTCGACGACCCGGTATCGGCACACCTGTCCGTCCCGGCACACGGCGACCTGACCATCCGCCGGCTGCTCAGCCACACCGCCGGCCTGCAACGCGAGCCGTACGGCGACATCTGGGACACCCTCGCCGTCCCCAGCCTGGCCGAGACGCTCGCCGGGCTGGAACAGGCCGAACGGATCCTGCCGCCCGGCCGCCGGTTCCACTACTCCAACCTGGCGTTCGCGCTGCTCGGCCACCTCGCCGCGGCCAAGCGCGGCGGCAGCTGGGCCGAGGTGCTCGCCGACCGCATCCTGACCCCGCTCGACCTGCCGCTGACCCTGCAGCCCGGCCCCAACGCCGCCACCGGCTACCTGGTCGACGCCTGGTCCGACCACGCCCGCCCGGAACCGCGCACCGACCTCGGCGGTGTCGCGCCCGCCGCGCAACTGTGGGGTACCGCGGCGCAGCTGGCCCGGTGGGGCGCGTTCCTCGCCGACCCGACCGCGATCGACCCGGACGGCAAGGTGCTCAGCGCCGACACCCTGGTCGAGATGCGGCACCCGACCGTGCTGCGCGACGAGCAGGTCTGGACCGCCGGCTGGGGCCTCGGCCTGATCGTCCGGCCCGGCCGCGACCGCGGTACCGATGTCGGCCACGGCGGCGCCATGCCCGGCTTCCTCGCCGAGACGTACGGCCGGGTGTCCGGCACCGACGACGACGTGCCCGGCGCGTTCGCCGCCGCCGTACTGCTGTCCGCCGGCAACGGCGACCGCGCGCTCGGGCTGTCCACCACGCTGCTGGACGCCGCGGTCGAGCGCGACCCGGCCGACATCCAGCCGTGGCGCATCGGTACCCCGGTGCCGGACGAGTGGGCCGGCCTGCTCGGCCACTGGTGGGGCGAGGGCTTCGAGTACGTGTTCCGCTGGCGCGACGGGCACCTGGAGGCCAGCGGCGCGGACGACGCGCCCGGCGTACCGCCGGCGGTGTTCGGGATCGAGGGGCCCGACCTGCTGCGCTCGGTGTCGGGCCGTGAGATCGGCGAGCCGCTGCGGCTGACCCGGGACGAGCAGGGCCGGATCGTGCGGCTGCACTGGGCGACGTACCGGTTCACCCGCGAGCAGCAGACCTTCGACGGCGTCTGGGCCAGCCGCCCCTGA
- a CDS encoding histidine triad nucleotide-binding protein, translating into MTDCLFCKIVAGEIPAKVVDDAGRTLAFADIEPQAPTHVLVITRDHHPDAAAAAAADPTLVGEIVATAHRVAQAAGVAESGYRLVFNTGPDANQTVPHVHCHVLGGRTMTWPPG; encoded by the coding sequence GTGACCGACTGCCTGTTCTGCAAGATCGTGGCGGGGGAGATCCCGGCGAAGGTCGTGGACGATGCCGGGCGCACGCTGGCGTTCGCCGACATCGAGCCGCAGGCGCCGACGCACGTCCTGGTGATCACCCGAGACCACCATCCGGACGCCGCCGCGGCCGCCGCGGCCGACCCCACGCTGGTGGGTGAGATCGTCGCGACCGCGCACCGGGTGGCGCAGGCGGCCGGCGTGGCCGAGTCCGGCTACCGGCTGGTGTTCAACACCGGGCCGGACGCCAACCAGACCGTGCCGCACGTGCACTGCCACGTCCTCGGCGGCCGCACCATGACCTGGCCGCCCGGCTAG
- the ybeY gene encoding rRNA maturation RNase YbeY, translating to MSIEISNESGVEVDTDAVLDVARYTLDQMQVNPLAELSVLLVDVPYMTELNHRWMGGDGPTDVLAFPMDEVGAGPDRGPSAPGAEVSEPAMLGDIVLCPEVAAKQAAAAGHSAADEMHLLTVHGVLHILGYDHAEPEEEREMFALQNKLLSRWQAARDGREVPEQS from the coding sequence GTGTCCATCGAGATCAGTAACGAGTCCGGGGTCGAGGTCGACACCGACGCGGTGCTCGACGTCGCCCGCTACACCCTGGACCAGATGCAGGTCAACCCGCTCGCCGAGCTGTCGGTGCTGCTGGTCGACGTGCCGTACATGACGGAGCTGAACCACCGGTGGATGGGCGGCGACGGCCCGACCGACGTGCTGGCGTTCCCGATGGACGAGGTCGGTGCCGGTCCGGATCGCGGCCCGAGCGCGCCGGGTGCGGAAGTGAGCGAGCCGGCGATGCTCGGCGACATCGTGTTGTGCCCGGAGGTGGCGGCCAAGCAGGCGGCCGCGGCCGGGCACAGCGCCGCGGACGAGATGCACCTGCTGACGGTGCACGGCGTGCTGCACATCCTGGGCTACGACCACGCCGAGCCGGAGGAGGAGCGGGAGATGTTCGCGTTGCAGAACAAGCTGCTCAGCCGCTGGCAGGCCGCCCGGGACGGGCGAGAGGTGCCGGAGCAGTCCTGA
- a CDS encoding PhoH family protein, which produces MTSSAADLRHARVTTKITVPDPHTMVSLLGARDELLKLVERSLKSDVHVRGNEITLTGEPADNALAERLFAELLELIEKGETLTEDAVRRTVGMLEQGTEERPAEVLTLNILSRRGRTIRPKTLGQKRYVDAIDNHTIVFGIGPAGTGKTYLAMAKAVQALQAKQVNRIILTRPAVEAGERLGFLPGTLYDKIDPYLRPLYDALHDMVDPDSIPRLTTNGTIEVAPLAYMRGRTLNDAFIVLDEAQNTTPEQMKMFLTRLGFGSKVVVTGDVTQVDLPGGTRSGLRVVRDILGDLDDVHFSTLGSADVVRHKLVSQIVDAYDKWDAEHGEDDDRPARRRR; this is translated from the coding sequence ATGACCAGTAGCGCAGCCGACCTGCGGCACGCCCGGGTAACGACCAAGATCACGGTCCCCGACCCGCACACCATGGTGAGCCTGCTCGGTGCCCGTGACGAGCTGCTCAAGCTGGTGGAGCGCTCGCTCAAGAGCGACGTGCACGTCCGGGGCAACGAGATCACCCTCACCGGCGAGCCGGCCGACAACGCCCTCGCCGAGCGGCTCTTCGCCGAGCTGCTGGAGCTCATCGAGAAAGGCGAAACGCTGACCGAAGACGCGGTCCGGCGCACCGTCGGCATGCTCGAACAGGGCACCGAGGAGCGGCCGGCGGAGGTGCTGACCCTCAACATCCTGTCCCGGCGCGGTCGGACGATCCGGCCCAAGACGCTGGGCCAGAAGCGCTACGTGGACGCCATCGACAACCACACGATCGTGTTCGGCATCGGCCCCGCCGGTACCGGCAAGACCTACCTGGCGATGGCGAAGGCGGTGCAGGCGCTGCAGGCCAAGCAGGTCAACCGGATCATCCTGACCCGACCGGCGGTCGAGGCCGGCGAGCGGCTCGGCTTCCTGCCCGGCACCCTGTACGACAAGATCGACCCGTACCTGCGCCCGCTGTACGACGCGCTGCACGACATGGTCGACCCCGACTCGATCCCGCGCCTGACCACCAACGGCACCATCGAGGTGGCGCCGCTGGCGTATATGCGGGGTAGGACCCTTAATGATGCTTTTATCGTGCTCGACGAGGCGCAGAACACGACTCCCGAGCAGATGAAGATGTTCCTCACCCGGCTCGGGTTCGGGTCGAAGGTCGTGGTGACCGGTGACGTGACCCAGGTCGACCTGCCCGGTGGCACTCGCAGCGGGCTGCGGGTGGTGCGCGACATCCTGGGCGACCTCGACGACGTGCACTTCTCGACGCTGGGTTCGGCGGACGTGGTGCGGCACAAGCTGGTCAGCCAGATCGTCGACGCGTACGACAAGTGGGACGCCGAGCACGGCGAGGACGACGACCGCCCGGCCCGGCGCCGGCGCTGA
- a CDS encoding hemolysin family protein: MVLLVAAALVVLAGLIAMTEAALSSASKARAGELVREGGRGARTLVSILGDLPRHLNLLLLLRLVCELAATTVVAFVTVDAWGTGWLAALVTAGSMTVVSFVLVGVGPRTLGRQNPYRVGLVAAPIVRWLGRALGPLATLLILVGNAMTPGKGFREGPFTTQVELRELVDLAEQRGVVEHDERELLHSVFTFGDRIAREVMVPRTEMVWIEAGKTARQALALALRSGFSRIPVIGESVDDVLGVAYLKDLVRRTQGQSGQVPVAEVMRPAEFIPESKPVDDLLSQMQVQRIHMAIVVDEYGGTAGLVTIEDILEEIVGEITDEYDVERPPVEHLPDGSVRVSARLPVEDLGELFGLDLVGDDVETVSGLLAQELGRVPLAGASATVAGLRLTAEGTKGRRNHIDTVLVRRVQPPATDDNREEQTADA; this comes from the coding sequence ATGGTCCTGTTGGTGGCCGCGGCGCTGGTGGTGCTGGCCGGCCTGATCGCAATGACCGAGGCGGCGCTGTCCTCGGCGTCGAAGGCGCGGGCCGGTGAGCTGGTCCGGGAAGGCGGCCGGGGCGCCCGTACCCTGGTCTCGATCCTGGGCGACCTGCCCCGGCACCTGAACCTGCTGCTGTTGCTGCGGCTGGTGTGCGAGCTCGCGGCGACCACGGTGGTGGCGTTCGTGACCGTGGATGCCTGGGGGACGGGCTGGCTTGCGGCGCTGGTGACCGCGGGGTCGATGACGGTGGTCAGTTTCGTGCTGGTCGGGGTGGGCCCGCGCACGCTGGGCCGGCAGAACCCGTACCGGGTGGGGCTGGTGGCGGCGCCGATCGTGCGGTGGCTGGGCCGGGCGCTGGGGCCGCTCGCGACGCTGCTGATCCTGGTCGGTAACGCGATGACGCCGGGCAAGGGGTTCCGGGAGGGGCCGTTCACCACCCAGGTGGAGCTGCGCGAGCTGGTGGATCTGGCCGAGCAGCGCGGGGTGGTGGAGCACGACGAGCGCGAGCTGCTGCACTCGGTGTTCACCTTCGGTGACCGGATCGCGCGCGAGGTGATGGTGCCGCGTACCGAGATGGTGTGGATCGAGGCGGGCAAGACGGCGCGGCAGGCGCTGGCGCTGGCGCTGCGGTCGGGGTTCTCCCGGATACCGGTGATCGGCGAGAGTGTCGACGACGTGCTCGGGGTGGCGTACCTGAAGGATCTGGTGCGGCGCACGCAGGGGCAGTCGGGGCAGGTGCCGGTGGCCGAGGTGATGCGCCCGGCGGAGTTCATCCCGGAGTCCAAGCCGGTGGACGATCTGCTCAGCCAGATGCAGGTGCAGCGGATCCACATGGCGATCGTGGTCGACGAGTACGGCGGGACGGCCGGGCTGGTGACCATCGAGGACATCCTGGAGGAGATCGTCGGCGAGATCACCGACGAGTACGACGTGGAGCGGCCGCCGGTGGAGCACCTGCCGGACGGGTCGGTGCGGGTCAGCGCGCGGCTGCCGGTGGAGGATCTGGGTGAGCTGTTCGGGCTGGATCTGGTCGGCGACGACGTGGAGACCGTGTCCGGGCTGCTCGCGCAGGAGTTGGGCCGGGTGCCGCTCGCGGGTGCGTCCGCGACGGTGGCCGGGTTGCGGTTGACCGCGGAGGGGACGAAGGGACGCCGCAACCACATCGATACCGTGCTGGTGCGCCGGGTGCAGCCGCCGGCGACCGATGACAACCGTGAGGAACAGACAGCAGATGCCTGA